Below is a window of Entelurus aequoreus isolate RoL-2023_Sb linkage group LG07, RoL_Eaeq_v1.1, whole genome shotgun sequence DNA.
tgatattgttattatgagcgctaacgttaaggacctatAATTAGCGGTGCATTGCTCAGAGAGAGGTAACTTCCttgtgctgctgtattgacatcatcagctggtgagctgcctTCTTGCCTCGGAGCTTGTAAAAGTTAATACTAGATTATAACTCTTAACTCTCACCCGGATAGTGAAATGATGTGGAcctaaactgagaagttggtacactttgacagccaactgaGACCTGGAAATGGCGAAGTATATCAGAAAACATGCTTCTTTTCACCCCCCTtttttctttgcaaggattatgagtcattcttcatctaaacgggaatatattaacatcctaacagtcggcatcccagcgacagcagacattgtacagtaagtgatgttttattatgtttgttggctctaatgaagtctgcagcgattagtaatcagtgatgttgtcaaaggaaaaaacaaacgttgtgatgcatctATGAAATGAATgtgccgctgtatgcttaaaatgagcaaaatacgtaaacattacatgttattatgaatgtgcccgttactacattacatatacacttaaaATGTGTAAAAACCTTGAtgaacgtgtttggatgtattttaGGAGCTATATGGGGAGAATAGAGCGATTCTcacaggctccattgtaagcagatttttgctggcatttatttactatttagaatgcttaaaaacaagaaaaacatgtgtgcttgtctaACATAAGgaacaatccccccccccccaaaaaaagcgcAATTTCCCTTTCAATCTTTCAATTTAACGTTTTGACCCTCGGCCCGTTCCGTAGGTTAAGGGAAATGTGTAATGGTgtccagttactgttgagccacaatcGAAAACCGTTTTTTTCAAGCTGGCTGTTTAGATTACAAGTAAATTGTCATTTTAGTCACACTCCAgtataaacgcgcacaggccccaatgtggccccaaagaaGTTGACTGGATTCCGTAAACAAACAAGGAAATCACTACTACTAATACATAATAAGATAATAGTAGCCACACCTTACAAATCAccttacaaattatatatatatatatatatatatatatatatatatatatatatatatatatatgcagtatatatatatatatatatatatatatatatatatatatatatatatatatatatatatatatatatatattagggttgtcccataccaataatttggtagcggtgccaaaatgtatatcgatacttttccaaataaagggaactatgaAAAACGTctaaattggctttattttaacagaaaatcttacaatacattaaacatataattcctattgcactcaaagaacaataatagaaggttaaaatataagaTTCAATGGATTAAACACATTGTTGCACCCAaataacaatttacaattttccatattacatatagtctgccataatcaaggattaggttgAAATAGAATACAAAGTCTAAATTACATTATATCCAATTAttaatgatttatggttgccactcctggtctgttcTTTAAGAaaacaattattagtaagtactattTATTCGGCTCTTGCtttttgctagttagcttagcagaTAGCTAACATGATATAATCCTTGATGAAAAAAGAGTCCCAAGCGTCTAGTGTAGTTTAGGTCTTTTTAGTGAAGGATCAATCGTATATTTTGTAAAAAGGTTTAGACCTTCAAAGTCTTCAAAGTCGAAAAGAAAGCTTAAAGCCTGCAGTACGTCCTGTTTGTTTGACATTTGCTCTCAACTGTTCTCTACTGCTCTCTGAAACACACCCTCACTAAGCTGACTACGGCAAAACAGGAGGGTCAAAATAGAACACAAACTGCAAAACTGATTTCCACCACTAGGTGTCTTAGAAAATAACATTGTGGGGCATAACATTCCCCGTCTTGTATTTTAAGATATCACTATGTCTTTTTACTGAGGAGCAGTACGACCTCTGAAACGGGTCTGGAATAAACCTTAGGGGTACCCTGTTTGATGATCTTCACATTCACTTTTCGAATCATTCCGTCACGGCTGGGGAAGGTTTCCTCAATGATGCCGGTGGGCCACTCATTCCTCTTTACTTGAGTGTCTTTGAGGAGTACCACATCGCCTACTTGCAAGTTTGGTCTTTCTGACTTCCACTTCCTGCGTGGCTTAAGGGTCGCCAAGTACTCTTGTCTCCAACGTTTCCAGAAAGTTTCGGCTAGACTTTGAACTTGCCTCCATTGCTTGTTATAGAGATATTTCAGATCCATGTTCCCTAGAGGAGCAGATACTGGATCAGTCTTTTGAGTAAGCAACATTGCGGGCGTGAGAACTGCTGGCATGTCAGGATCAGACGATACTGGAACTAGAGGCCTTGCATTCATGATTGCCATGATTTCACTCATGAGTGTCACAAGTACCTCGTGGGAGAGGCGACAGTTGTCCTTAAGCAACATAGCATCCAAAATGCGGCGTGCAATGCCGATCATCCTTTCCCACACACCTCCCATATGAGAGGAATGTGGCGGATTGAATATCCAGGTACAGCCTTTGTCCTGCAAGTGAGCTTTCAACTCCGGGTCTTCAGAGTTTATTTGCAGTTCTCTGCAAGCTCCAATAAAGTTTGTGCCTTGATCGGAACGCAGGAGTCTCACAGGCCCTCTGATGGCGGTGAATCTCCTTAAGGCATTAATGAAACTGGAGGTTGACATTGTCTCTATGAGCTCGATGTGTACCGCTCGTGTACTCAGACAGGTGAACATGACTGCCCAGCGTTTATTCTCTGCATATCCACCTCTTGTCCTGCGCGCTGAGATGGTCCAAGGCCCAAAGACGTCCAGTCCTACGTTCGTGAAAGGAGGATTCAGGGTAAGTCTATCCGCAGGTAAGTTAGACATTTTCTGTTCTTCGAGCTTTCCTCTCATTCTTTTGCAGGTGACACATTTTTTTATCACACTTGACACAAGTCTCTTACTTCCTGTTATCCACAGTCCAGCTGTCCGAACTGCGCCTTCAGTGAAGTGTCTGCCTTGATGGGCCACTTGTTCGTGGTAGTATCGTACCAACAAGGTAGATATGTGATTGTCTTTTGGAAGAATGATCGGATGCTTTTCTTCCCAGGTCATGTCTGCTGCTGAATTCCGACCTCCGACTCTCAGCAATCCTTCATCGTCAAAGATGGGATCCAAACTCTTGAGCGGACTGTGTCGAGACAACTCTTCACCCTTTGCTAGGCTTTTCATTTCCTCTTTGTACACATCTTGTTGTGTTGTTTTCAATATGACCAGTATTGCTTGACGGAGTTCATCTTTTCTCTGGATACCGTCTGAAGTTTTCCAGAAGACTCTAGCCTTTTGGACAAGCTTGGCTATTGCTCGAGTAAGAGATTTCCAGCTGGAGAATCTTTCAAACCGGTGAGAGCCAATAAGTCCACTTGTGGCTTTCGTAGCATAGGTTGAAACTTGAGGGCGAACTTCTACATCAGTCTCAGGATGCAGAAGGTTAAATGCCTCTGGCTGTGGAACTTCATCTACTTCTGGATTTCTTAGAAAATCTGGACCTGTCAGCCAGTTGGTATCTGGTAGGAGAGCCGCTGAGACAGACCTAGATCCATGATCTGCAGGATTAAGTTTGGTGTTGATGTAGTGCCATTGCTCTGGGGTAGAGGACCTTCTTATTCTTGTCACTCTGTTTGCCACGTAGACATAGAAGTTTCTGGACGCATTATGTATGTAGCCCAGTACGATCTTGCTGTCTGTGTAGAACTTGACTTTGTGAATCTCTACATCGATGTCATCCATTATCGTCTCTGCAATTTCCACTGCCAAGACGGCTGCACACAATTCCAAACGAGGGACAGTGTGAGCAGGATGTGGAGCCAGCTTGGATTTCCCCATGATAAACCCGACATGGCTGTGTTCTTCTGCATCGATTGCCCTGAGGTATGCTACAGCTGATATAGCCATAGTTGATGTATCTGAGAACACACAAATCTCTCTGTATACTGTGGCGAGCAGAGAAACAGAGATGCAGGATCTGGAGCTGCATAAGTTCCTTCAGGGAATCTTTCCAGTCATTCCACTGGGTTGCTTTGTCTTCTGGTAGCGGAGTGTCCCAATCATACTCTTCTGTGGAGACATCTCTCACGAGAGCCTTGCCCTGAACTGTGACAGGTGCCACGAACCCCAAGGGATCATAGAGACTGTTGACCACTAAAAGGATTCCCCTTCTTGTAAATGGCTTTTCTTTGTCAGACACACAGAAGGAGAAACTGTCTGTTGGAAGGTCCCATCTGAGGCCTAAACTGCGTTGGAGTGGTAGTGGATCAGATGTCAGGTCGAGATCCTTAAGGCCTTTGGCAAGGTCTTCTGGGGGGAAAGCATCCAAAACAGTGTTGCTGTTGGATGCTATCTTATGTAGCCTGATGCTTGACTCTGCCAACATCTCCCTTGCATTTGACAGTACGGTGATGGTTTCCTCAGCATTGGAGAATGATTCAAGCCCATCATCTACATAGAAGTTCCTCATTATGAACTGCTTAGCATCTGTACCATGTTCTCTCTCTCCCTCTTCAGCTGCCCTTCTCAAGCCATAAATGGCCACAGCTGGCGAAGGGCTGTTACCGAACACATGCACTGTCATTCGGTATTCAGTCACTGGTTTTGTGAAGTCGTTGTCTTCGAACCACAAGAATCTTAGAAAGTCACGGTTTCTTTCCAGACTGTGAAACAGTAAAACATCTGCTGTATGTCGGTGGACACTGCAACCGGCTCTCTGCGGAAGCGAATAAGGACTCCAAGAAGGGTATTATTCAGGTCTGGTCCTTTCAAGAGGATGGCGTTGAGGGAAATGCCTCCGTGTTTAGCACTAGAATCAAACACCACGCGTATTTGATCCAGCTTTTGAGGGTGATAGACACCAAAGGTTGGTAAGTACCAGCACTCTTGCTTCTCCTTCAATGGTGGAGCTAGCTCTGCTTGTCCTGACTCAAAGATTTTCTGCATGAACTCTGTGTATTGTTCTTTCATAACTGGCGTTCTTTCCAGTGTGCGACATAGAGATGACAGTCGTTTTGCCGCTTGCTCTCTATTGTTCGGCAGACGTTGTCTTGGGAAACGGAATGGTAAGGGTGCTACCCAGGTGTTCGCATCATTAATGTAGACATTGTTGTCCATGATCTCAAGGAAGGCTTTGTCATCAATAGACCATGCTATTTTTTCATCCTCCTTTGTCCTCTCAAATATGTTGCTTCCAAGTTCATTAGTGTCATCTTCCAGGAGATCTGTCTCTACGTGACCTTGGTGTGTTCTTGTCAAACTTTTCTTTCACATGAATAACACTtgtacatggactcaggaacgaCGTCCGTCCATTAGGTAGGACATTGGTCCTATAGACATTAATGCTGCTTGGCTTGTGGACTCCCTTTAGACATACGTCTCCGACAATGACCCAGCCGAGGTCCAATTTCTGAGCATATGGTGCATTGTTGGGTCCATTGTACTGTCTACGTACTTTGTGTACACGTAGGATGTCTCTGCCGAGAAGCATGACAATATCTGCGTCAGGATCAATAGCTGGTATTTTATCTACCACTGGCTTGAAGTGCGGATAATGATGTGCTATTTCTGCTGAGGGGATCTCTGCACGGTCATCGGGCATCATATCACACTCAATTAATGTTGGCAGTGGGATCTGTACACTGCCATCTATTGACTCTACAATAAGATTATTTGCGCGTCTTCCTGATGTTTCCATGACCCCTGCACATGTTTTAAGGGTGTAAGGAGTGGCACCTGATCCAATGCCAAACAGGTCAAAAGCTCACTCTTGGCCAGCGACCTGTTACTCTGCTCATCGAGGACAGCATATGCTTTAACAGCTTTCTCTCGTTGACTTGCAGGGTATACACGGACCAAGCATATTTTGGAGCATGATCGGGCGCCAACTGCCTTCCCGCACACCTCCGTGCATTTTGACTTGACCTCTGGAGGCTCTTTCTCTTCTCGCTCCCCGCCTTGATCTTTGATGACAGCAGAGCTTTCTGGTTTTCTTACTGCTGGGCCAGGGTGTAAAGCAGTTGGGTGCCCACTACTGTCGCACTCTTTGCACTGCACAGTTTTATCACAGTCCTTGGCAAAGTGTCTTGTTGAGGCGCAACACTTGAAACAGATGTGTTTCTCTTTGAGGTAGGCTATCCGCTCCTCTAAACTCTTGTTGCGGAAGCCATAACATTTTCTTAGGGGATGGGGCTTATTATGTAAAGGACACACTCTGTCTGGATCTTCAACCCTTTTCTCCTCATTATTTTGCTTGCCTGCATCTGCTTTGGACACATCAGTTTTCCTGGTGAACAcagattgtttgatttctttctgTAGTTTATCTGTCCTGTTTGAACCACCACCAAGCTCAGAAAAGCTGGGGTCATTTCGTATCTTTGCTTGGTCTTGAATAAACTGTACAAAGACGTGAAAAGGAGGATATCGAACTTGAAAGTCTTCCTTATATTTCGAGCCAACTGAGATCCACTTCTCCTGAAGGTATATCGGGAGCTTCTGCGCTATAGGAGTGACTCCCCGGGGAGTGTTGAGGTAAGAAATTCCAGGTAGGAATCCATCTCTTCTTGCTGCTTCCAGCTCTAGCAATAGATCTCCTAGTTCCTGTAATTTTTGGTTGTCCTTATTTGCAATCCTTGGAAATTCCTCTAACCTCTTCAACATAGCATCTTCAATGATTTCAGCTGACCCATAGCATTCCTCCAGCCTCTTCCACAACATAaagagtccttctttagcttcatGGATGTGGGCTGAACGCATTCGTTTGGCCAACTCTGCAGACTTTGGTCCCAGCCACTTGGACATTAAATCTAACTCCTGGCTGTAGGTGAGGTTCAAGCTGCCAGTGGCATTGATAAAGGAAGCCTTCCATGCCCAGTAGTTCTCGGGTCTATCATCAAACATCAGGAGACCAGTGCTCATTATTTCTTTGCGAATGAGGTAATGTTCTAAGTTTGATTGATCACATGGGGGCATGTAGATGAATGCACCTTGGTGGCTAGGCTGTTGGTCTCGGTGGCGTGCGAAGTGAAGTTGGTGTGTGAAATATCTTTCTTGAGGGAATTTCACAGGACTTCCACGGCGTTGTCGGCTGTGGGTGGTGGGTCTGCTCTGGCGTTCCTCTTGCCATTTGTGCAAAAAATGAAAATAGTTGCTTTTTTCTGAATAACTGCTTACATCCATACCGTGTATTTCCATATCACCGTTGTCCATGTATTGCTGGCACTTTGGCGATAAGATGTAATCACCGTTGTCCATGTACTGCTGGCGCTCTGGTGAAAAAagggctttttgtattggatgccgGAGTTGTTGCTGACCATGATCCACAGAATGTTGTTGCACATATTCCCTAGTGCGTTGCTGTGAGGAGTAGGGAGCCAGACCTGTTACACTTTGCCTTGAAGGCTCTCCAACTTCATCCTCATAGGCTTCCAAGACTTCAGCCTCAGTgcatgctgctgcagcaacagtccGTACTTTCAGCGCGTCAAGGCTAGCTTGTACTTCAGCTGCTCTACATTACTGTTCCGCTTCAATCTCCgcttttttctttgtttgttcAGCTTCGAGGTCCGCTTTTTTCTTTGATTGTTCAGCTTCGATCTCCGCTTTTTTCTTTGATTGTTCAGCTTCAATCCGTGCCTGCTCGATTTGCATGTTTGCTTGTCTTTGCGCAAATGTAGCCATGATTCTTGCAGCTTCGGCTCTGGCTCTTGCTCCGACAGCCAAACCGTGTGATCCATGACTAGAGCTGCCAGAGCGATTAGTACGACTGGAGCGTTCAGAAGGTGCACCTCGATCTTCAGGTTTAGGGTTTTGATCATCCATGATATGTTGTTGAATGTCTTTCTGGTCTGCAGTTGTAATGGCTCACTTTCCTTTGTAAGCAGACTGAATGTTAAACCTTTTTACTATTCTGCTCTTGCTTTTTGCTGGTTAGCTTAGCAGATAGCTAACATGATATAATCCTTGATGAAAAAAGAGTCCCAAGCATCTAGTGTAGTTTAGGTCTTTTTAGTGAAGGATCAATCGTATATTTTGTAAAAAGGTTTAGACCTTCAAAGTCTTCAGAGTCGAAAAGAAAGCTTAAAGCCTGCAGTACGTCCTGTTTGTTTGACATCTGCTCTCAACTGTTCTCTACTGCTCTCTGAAACACACCCTCACTAAGCTGACTACGGCAAAACAGGAGGGTGAAAATAGAACACAAACTGCAAAACTGATTTCCAGCACTAGGTGTCTTAGAAAATAACATTGTGGGGCATAACAAGTACTAAAAACACAACTATAGataaaagtacacagataagccatgtagcaggtaaaacacacatttgttaaagacaaaacacaaattgtagcaatttgttacaacattttgtaatttcacttgcattagttgactctAATTGGGAAGTTTTacctccgctaatatttggcatcaagccaagcagctacATGTGCACAGCTAGGGAGCTGGTTAATTTATGagaatactgtatgtgtgtttgtaagaATGGCATTGTGTTGGCTgaatgacgtcagtgagtgagtgggcgagcaaAGAGAGAGAGGGGGAGTGCGTGCACTGCACAGTAGAAGGATGAACGGGTCTGGTTGTGTCctccaaaactaataataaagcaaccagattgtcacctTGCGGCGGCTTCAAATTCTGACCGGAAAACGGAGCTTAGTAGACCCTTTGccaggtaaagtgaagggtgttacccccgacgaaaacatcgaccctgaagggCAGGTCTGCCCTGTGCTtctcgactacggtctgcatgGGAGCCGAACAGCAGACCTgaaaggtgtaacaactacattattacttgTCAATCTTTATAGCTCCTAGTgaagatctgaatgcttattatttaaagcaggggtccccaaactttttgactcgggggccgcattgtgttaaaacaatttggccgggggccgggctgtatatatatatatatatatatatatatatatatatatatatatatatatatatatatatatatatatatatatatatataatcaatgggtggctgactaaatacttttttgccccactgtatatacatatatatatatatattagatatatatagcgcactttccgcgtgcGCGattatgtcacgttatcgatgagaaaatgcatttttagacaatatgatttgcctgagctgctaggagacaccgtgagtagcaagcggtacaaagtagataagaaaaaaaaaaaaaagatttgcctgagcggctaggagacaccgtgagtagcaagcggtacaaagtagataagaaaaaaaaaaatgttgtttttttttatacttgggacttcccgcgggcctgattttggacgctggcggtgaAGCAAGGGTGCTAATACTAATTGCCACATTTGGCACGGCAAAAGTAGCACTGGCAGGGCGGCGCCTCccttttatttatgtatatatatatatacatatatatacgatgtatatacggtatattagtgctgtcaaagttaacacgataATACCGCATTcactataagttcctttaacggcgatcattttttttaaacgcgcGATTAACATTTTTTACCCTTGTTCTGTAGCTTTCGTTGTGTGAAACTTGTATCTATAttctatatatctgtatatacagtatatatttatatatatatgtatatgtatatatacacacacaccattatttgcgcactattgaccagTGATGTATGGAAAATTAGGCCGCCGAAAAAAACTTCGCTTACTGAAACCTTATGttgtaatataataaaatagaatagaaagtactttattgatccctgggggaaattcagcactacagttcgctcacaatagacaataaacacttaggtattttttacatgtgaaagtAACGCATAGGCGCCGAGCACcaacgtgggattgatggcaactttcaatctttaaaatatatttttttaaatcaatcttgttgtagttaattttgtagCGAGTTTGggccgttttacaaaataataaaaacacaaatcatacgggatattaacttcgctgaacgtctttttttttaagtacacacacacaccgagcacccactggcagaaatgtaaatCGATGTAATGACGTATCCACTTTCGCTGGCGCGCTGCGTTTTTCCCCGTGCACACTAATGACATAGCTTTCTCAAAAAATGACGTCATTACAGGTCGCGTTCAGGTCACATTTTCTTttggactgaagtcacatttgaaaagatcagatttcaaTTGGATTCGGACTACATCCTGATATGGCccaaatctgatgcgaaaagatcagatgtgaagcactttggagcgtttggtCTAGCAAAAAATATCCGatttgtgtcacttgagggcaaaaaattcTGATTTGGTGTGCACTGTAAACActgtctaaatctaaatgtgaaatCTTTATGTT
It encodes the following:
- the LOC133654376 gene encoding uncharacterized protein LOC133654376, with amino-acid sequence MTVHVFGNSPSPAVAIYGLRRAAEEGEREHGTDAKQFIMRNFYVDDGLESFSNAEETITVLSNAREMLAESSIRLHKIASNSNTVLDAFPPEDLAKGLKDLDLTSDPLPLQRSLGLRWDLPTDSFSFCVSDKEKPFTRRGILLVVNSLYDPLGFVAPVTVQGKALVRDVSTEEYDWDTPLPEDKATQWNDWKDSLKELMQLQILHLCFSARHTVAYLRAIDAEEHSHVGFIMGKSKLAPHPAHTVPRLELCAAVLAVEIAETIMDDIDVEIHKVKFYTDSKIVLGYIHNASRNFYVYVANRVTRIRRSSTPEQWHYINTKLNPADHGSRSVSAALLPDTNWLTGPDFLRNPEVDEVPQPEAFNLLHPETDVEVRPQVSTYATKATSGLIGSHRFERFSSWKSLTRAIAKLVQKARVFWKTSDGIQRKDELRQAILVILKTTQQDVYKEEMKSLAKGEELSRHSPLKSLDPIFDDEGLLRVGGRNSAADMTWEEKHPIILPKDNHISTLLVRYYHEQVAHQGRHFTEGAVRTAGLWITGRLDVFGPWTISARRTRGGYAENKRWAVMFTCLSTRAVHIELIETMSTSSFINALRRFTAIRGPVRLLRSDQGTNFIGACRELQINSEDPELKAHLQDKGCTWIFNPPHSSHMGGVWERMIGIARRILDAMLLKDNCRLSHEVLVTLMSEIMAIMNARPLVPVSSDPDMPAVLTPAMLLTQKTDPVSAPLGNMDLKYLYNKQWRQVQSLAETFWKRWRQEYLATLKPRRKWKSERPNLQVGDVVLLKDTQVKRNEWPTGIIEETFPSRDGMIRKVNVKIIKQGTPKVYSRPVSEVVLLLSKKT